The Oncorhynchus mykiss isolate Arlee chromosome 20, USDA_OmykA_1.1, whole genome shotgun sequence genomic sequence GAATTCTGTTTCCATGCCGCACACTAAATGGTGTGAACAACAATatacagaagaagaagaatgttGAGTTCACACCCATGTTCTGGTCGACAGTTGAGTTGCATTTACCCATTACTCCAGCCAGAAGGTGGTAGGAAAGACACATTTTTGTTTTGCAGGTtgttgaagaagaagaagcataTCCGTTCGCCATATTGCAGTGATACAGCGATATTTCTCACTTGTCTTTGGGAACCTGAAGGCTTTGCGTTTCCTCGTTAACCGGCACAATGTTTGCGACACAAGTTTATGGAGATAATGGGAAAATGAAGGAATATCACTATACTGGACCAGTAGAGCACCGATTCTCTCCATATTCCTTTAACGGAGGGTAAGCATGAATGTCCAACTAGCAAATCTTAGCAAGTTACCGTGAACTAGCTAATGCTCTTGTGCAGTCAGAACGGACAGTGATTGAATataagttagttagttagtgcccATGAAGCAAATAACTAACACTTAACTAATCGAGATCACTTTTAGCTAGTTACGTGAACAACATACTTCGCTACCTACATGTTTAGTTTCGATTTCAGTTAGCATACGTTCGCTAGTATCTGACGCTAACAGTAGTTAGACTAGTTTCTTTATAGCTAGCTACTTATGTCACGGAGCTGATTAATGTTTTGCCAAAACGAACTTGTTTGTCAGGGAGCTTCAAAGTCTTAACATAGTTTTTATTGTGCTTCCAGGACTGTGCTTGCTGTTGCCGGTGAAGACTTTGCCATTGTGGCCTCTGACACCCGTTTGAGTGAAGGCTATTCAATCCACAGCCGTGACTCTCCAAAATGCTACAAGTTGTAAGTCAAACACACACTATTGTATTTCCAAGGATGAGCGAAGGCACATTGTCAGATGGTGTGGTTTAACTCTACTAATTGGCTCACTATTTCTACGTTTAATCATGCAGTCAAATTCTCCACAAATATTTTTCagaaattggtcttttgacctaTCAGATTAGTTCTGAAAGAGCTTGCTgtgaaaatatctgatgtgattgttCAAACTAGCAATTAGAGGGGAAAATATcataattgggctgcctgtctaaacacagcctaAGTGACTCATCAATGTCTTATGTATTGACACAGATGACACTTCTAAATGCAGTCTTGGTAAAacaaaatcattttaaatggtGGTGGATACTGCTTGTGAACATCATAATACATTGGATGTAAATCAATATTCAACCTCAATGCTGTTACTAATACAGTTTTTCATTTATCACAGGACAGATACAACTGTCATAGGATGCAGTGGATTCCATGGAGATTGCTTGACTCTTACTAAAATCATTGATGCAAGATTAAAGGTGAGATCATCTTGGGCTTGAGACTGTTTCACTTTCATTCATAAATGTTACTTTAAAAATAGTTTGCTAAGCTGAAAGTTATGGAATACTGCTGTACACTAAGTTAGCATTTGTAAATGTTTCATTTTCAAACACATATTTGTAGATGTACAAGCACTCCAACAACAAGTGCATGACAAGTGGAGCAATTGCAGCCATGCTGTCAACAATCCTGTACGGTAGAAGATTCTTCCCCTACTACGTTTACAACATCATCGGTGGCTTGGATGAGGAGGGTATGTCTCCTGCTCTATTTCTGTTATTACTATAATCACAATGCTTGGCTAATTTTCCATGTAATTTATTCACTGCatatttttttagttttttttttaatccactCCTAGTTCAATATGTATTACTCTCCTAACTGATTTGGATTGTTTTTGCTTTTCAGGTAAAGGAGCTGTTTATAGTTTTGACCCAGTGGGATCCTAtcagagagacacatacaaagctggAGGCTCAGCGAGTGCTATGCTGCAACCTCTGCTTGACAACCAGGTAAAGAAACAAAGGGGCATAAGTTCAGCATCACTATCTTTTAAGGACTTTGTTCCCCCTGAAGCACCTCTGTCCAATGGATTGTACTGCAATCCAACAGCACAATATGACTTGAATGTTTGTGTGTTTAAAagaaaaaagggaaaaaaaagtGATGTATTATTTGGAGGTTTCAAGGCAACTCTAGACATTCTAGTGGCCTAATTGATACTGTATTGGTTCGGAACAAACCAGTTCTTGGTTTCTGTATAGCCCCTTATCGTCTTTGTCTTTATTCTTAATTTACAATCAGATTGGATTCAAGAACATGGAGGGTGTGCAGCACCTGCCCCTGAGCCAGGAGAAGGCTGTGCAGCTGGTCAAAGATGTCTTCATCTctgctgctgagagagatgtgTACACCGGGGATGCCCTCAGGATCTGCATCGTCACCAAGGATGGCATCAAAGAAGAGACAGTCCCTCTCAGGAAGGACTGACCAACCTGCCGCTGTCAACCTCCCACTTTTGtctgtatttttcatattttggACCTATCTCCTGCTTTTCTTTTTACATTCTTGCTGAAGAAAAATGTTCCCTGTAGTTAATTTTGTCAGTGACCATTTTTATTAAACattaaatgtttgaaaatgtatttgattaaAATGATTACAACTGTTTAGAAAAACCAACAAAcacagtgtataaaacattaggaacacctgcctaatattaagttgcaccctgttttgccctcagaacaggctcaatttgttgaggcatggactctacaaggtgttgaaagcgttccacagggatgctggcccatgttgattcaatgcttctcacagttgtataaagttggctggatgtcctttgggtggtggaccattcttgatatggataggaaactgttgagtgtggaaacCCTGCAGTGCtgtagttcttgacactcaaaccagtgcacatggcacctactacaataccccagttcaaaggcacttaataatttgtcttgcccattcaccctctgaatggggaacaatccatgtctcaaagtTTTATAATCCTTCAttaacctctcctccccttcatctacaccagggctgcccaaccctcttcctggagatctactgtcctgtgggttttcagtccaaccctaatttaacacctgattctactaattagctgctcaaccAGACCTTAACTAGCTGGATCGgatatgctaaattagggttggactgaaactACATGACAGAtttccaggaagagggttgggcagccttGATCTACACTGAAGTGGATGTAACAGTTggcatcatagctttcacttggtcagtctgtcatggaaagagcaggtgttcctaatgttttgtacacagtgtatatgCCATTGGTCCCATGATTGGAATTGGCTCCTTCAGAAGAGAGTTGGTTAAGGCTCGCAATAATACTTTTTGCCAA encodes the following:
- the LOC110499269 gene encoding proteasome subunit beta type-1-B — translated: MFATQVYGDNGKMKEYHYTGPVEHRFSPYSFNGGTVLAVAGEDFAIVASDTRLSEGYSIHSRDSPKCYKLTDTTVIGCSGFHGDCLTLTKIIDARLKMYKHSNNKCMTSGAIAAMLSTILYGRRFFPYYVYNIIGGLDEEGKGAVYSFDPVGSYQRDTYKAGGSASAMLQPLLDNQIGFKNMEGVQHLPLSQEKAVQLVKDVFISAAERDVYTGDALRICIVTKDGIKEETVPLRKD